Proteins from a genomic interval of Diospyros lotus cultivar Yz01 chromosome 6, ASM1463336v1, whole genome shotgun sequence:
- the LOC127804523 gene encoding probable carboxylesterase 12: MHLRIHHLSSHTSASTSPMPFRSPALLLPFLFFALFGVVAGVYPDVDYKDITVGDRVIGRLYKPKTCQPDQKLPFLFFVHGGAFILFSPFMKDYDNYTSAATKKSNIIVFSIDYRYYIPKAYDDSWETFKWVASHRSGSGPEPWLNTHVDFDKVYLAGDSAGANICHNILMRLVGGGGPEESKADGVDIKVQGLAMLHPYFWGSKPVGTEPTDAKGRSWAVGIWLAAIKASPPESSEVDEMLDDVRDNPLLDPKLGSLPVEKLLVIYGDEDVLKDRGQAYVKALEEKGWPGKAKVMSSHGTHCFFLAEFDKDPEKMRVFDRFNSFISGEWPIQD; this comes from the coding sequence ATGCATCTACGTATTCATCATCTATCCTCTCACACTTCAGCTTCTACCTCTCCAATGCCTTTCAGAAGCCCTGCGCTTCTGCTGCCTTTCCTCTTCTTCGCATTGTTCGGAGTCGTCGCCGGCGTCTACCCCGATGTCGATTACAAGGACATAACAGTAGGGGATCGAGTAATCGGCCGCCTTTACAAGCCGAAAACGTGCCAACCCGATCAAAAACTCCCTTTCCTCTTCTTCGTCCATGGCGGAGCCTTCATTTTGTTCTCACCGTTCATGAAGGATTACGATAACTACACCTCTGCAGCCACGAAGAAATCCAATATCATCGTCTTCTCCATCGATTACAGATACTACATCCCTAAAGCCTACGATGATTCCTGGGAAACCTTCAAGTGGGTGGCTTCCCACCGCTCCGGCTCCGGCCCGGAGCCATGGCTCAATACGCACGTCGACTTTGACAAAGTGTACTTAGCCGGTGACAGCGCCGGCGCCAACATCTGTCACAACATTCTCATGCGGCTTGTCGGCGGCGGCGGCCCGGAGGAGAGCAAGGCAGACGGCGTGGACATCAAAGTGCAGGGGCTGGCCATGCTGCACCCGTACTTTTGGGGGAGCAAGCCGGTGGGGACCGAGCCGACGGATGCGAAAGGTAGGTCGTGGGCAGTGGGGATTTGGCTGGCGGCCATTAAAGCGTCGCCGCCGGAGAGCAGCGAAGTGGACGAGATGTTGGATGACGTGAGGGATAACCCACTGCTGGACCCGAAGCTGGGGAGTCTGCCGGTGGAGAAGCTGCTGGTGATATACGGGGACGAGGACGTGTTGAAAGATAGAGGTCAGGCGTACGTGAAGGCGCTAGAGGAGAAAGGCTGGCCCGGGAAGGCCAAGGTTATGAGCTCGCATGGTACGCACTGCTTTTTTCTGGCCGAATTTGACAAAGATCCCGAAAAGATGCGCGTTTTTGATCGTTTCAATTCCTTCATCTCTGGGGAGTGGCCCATCCAAGactaa
- the LOC127804638 gene encoding serine/arginine-rich SC35-like splicing factor SCL30A isoform X1: protein MRGRSYSPSPPRGYGRRGRSPSPRGRYGGRGGRDLPTSLLVRNLRHDCRPEDLRRPFGQFGPLKDIYLPRDYYTGEPRGFGFVQYVDPNDATEAKYHMDGQILLGRQLTVVFAEENRKKPADMRARERPSSSSRGGRYYDRRHSPPRYSRSPRYSRSPPPRYARSRSRSHEYYSPKRRQNSRSLTPQERRYGRERSYSRSPAAYNGSRSRSQSPIREPAPPYNGSRSPIRERSLVRGRSSRSPPVRGRSSRSPSRSRSPNPAGYPRERERDESPSQ from the exons ATGAGGGGACGGAGCTATAGCCCTTCACCTCCAAGGGGCTATGGTAGGAGAGGAAGGAGCCCTAGCCCAAGGGGTCGCTATGGTGGTCGTGGTGGTAGAGATCTTCCAACTAGTCTTTTAGTTCGCAACCTTCGCCATGATTGTAG GCCGGAAGACCTCCGAAGGCCATTCGGGCAATTTGGTCCTCTTAAGGACATTTACCTTCCTCGAGATTATTATACAGG GGAGCCTCGGGGCTTTGGTTTTGTTCAATATGTTGATCCTAATGATGCTACTGAAGCAAAGTATCATATGGACGGTCAGATTCTTCTTGGCCGCCAGTTGACTGTTGTGTTTGCGGAGGAAAACAGGAAAAAGCCAGCTGATATGAGGGCAAGGGAGCGACCTAG cagcagcagcaggggtGGTAGATATTATGACAGAAGACATTCTCCCCCTCGGTATTCACGCTCACCTCGCTATTCCCGGTCTCCTCCTCCACGCTATGCAAGATCACGCTCCAGAAGCCATGAATACTATTCTCCTAAGAGAAGGCAAAACTCAAG GTCTCTTACACCTCAGGAGAGAAGGTATGGTCGAGAGAGATCATACTCACGATCACCTGCTGCTTATAATGGCTCTAGGAGCCGTAGTCAGAGTCCCATTAGAGAGCCTGCTCCACCATACAATGGTTCAAGGAGTCCAATCCGGGAGCGGTCTCTAGTCAGGGGCCGAAGCAGCAGGTCCCCCCCAGTCAGGGGTCGAAGCAGCAGGAGTCCCAGTAGGAGTAGAAGCCCGAATCCTGCAGGTTACCCAAGGGAGCGAGAAAGGGATGAATCTCCCAGTCAATGA
- the LOC127804638 gene encoding serine/arginine-rich SC35-like splicing factor SCL30A isoform X2, whose amino-acid sequence MRGRSYSPSPPRGYGRRGRSPSPRGRYGGRGGRDLPTSLLVRNLRHDCRPEDLRRPFGQFGPLKDIYLPRDYYTGEPRGFGFVQYVDPNDATEAKYHMDGQILLGRQLTVVFAEENRKKPADMRARERPSSSRGGRYYDRRHSPPRYSRSPRYSRSPPPRYARSRSRSHEYYSPKRRQNSRSLTPQERRYGRERSYSRSPAAYNGSRSRSQSPIREPAPPYNGSRSPIRERSLVRGRSSRSPPVRGRSSRSPSRSRSPNPAGYPRERERDESPSQ is encoded by the exons ATGAGGGGACGGAGCTATAGCCCTTCACCTCCAAGGGGCTATGGTAGGAGAGGAAGGAGCCCTAGCCCAAGGGGTCGCTATGGTGGTCGTGGTGGTAGAGATCTTCCAACTAGTCTTTTAGTTCGCAACCTTCGCCATGATTGTAG GCCGGAAGACCTCCGAAGGCCATTCGGGCAATTTGGTCCTCTTAAGGACATTTACCTTCCTCGAGATTATTATACAGG GGAGCCTCGGGGCTTTGGTTTTGTTCAATATGTTGATCCTAATGATGCTACTGAAGCAAAGTATCATATGGACGGTCAGATTCTTCTTGGCCGCCAGTTGACTGTTGTGTTTGCGGAGGAAAACAGGAAAAAGCCAGCTGATATGAGGGCAAGGGAGCGACCTAG cagcagcaggggtGGTAGATATTATGACAGAAGACATTCTCCCCCTCGGTATTCACGCTCACCTCGCTATTCCCGGTCTCCTCCTCCACGCTATGCAAGATCACGCTCCAGAAGCCATGAATACTATTCTCCTAAGAGAAGGCAAAACTCAAG GTCTCTTACACCTCAGGAGAGAAGGTATGGTCGAGAGAGATCATACTCACGATCACCTGCTGCTTATAATGGCTCTAGGAGCCGTAGTCAGAGTCCCATTAGAGAGCCTGCTCCACCATACAATGGTTCAAGGAGTCCAATCCGGGAGCGGTCTCTAGTCAGGGGCCGAAGCAGCAGGTCCCCCCCAGTCAGGGGTCGAAGCAGCAGGAGTCCCAGTAGGAGTAGAAGCCCGAATCCTGCAGGTTACCCAAGGGAGCGAGAAAGGGATGAATCTCCCAGTCAATGA
- the LOC127804638 gene encoding serine/arginine-rich SC35-like splicing factor SCL33 isoform X3, producing the protein MIVGRKTSEGHSGNLVLLRTFTFLEIIIQGELVRLSKRFPYFIKNINSIYLLSGDPTSSSYLPRDYYTGEPRGFGFVQYVDPNDATEAKYHMDGQILLGRQLTVVFAEENRKKPADMRARERPSSSSRGGRYYDRRHSPPRYSRSPRYSRSPPPRYARSRSRSHEYYSPKRRQNSRSLTPQERRYGRERSYSRSPAAYNGSRSRSQSPIREPAPPYNGSRSPIRERSLVRGRSSRSPPVRGRSSRSPSRSRSPNPAGYPRERERDESPSQ; encoded by the exons ATGATTGTAG GCCGGAAGACCTCCGAAGGCCATTCGGGCAATTTGGTCCTCTTAAGGACATTTACCTTCCTCGAGATTATTATACAGGGTGAGCTTGTGAGATTGAGTAAGAGATTTccttatttcattaaaaatattaactcAATTTATCTATTAAGTGGGGATCCAACATCTTCGAGTTACCTTCCTCGAGATTATTATACAGG GGAGCCTCGGGGCTTTGGTTTTGTTCAATATGTTGATCCTAATGATGCTACTGAAGCAAAGTATCATATGGACGGTCAGATTCTTCTTGGCCGCCAGTTGACTGTTGTGTTTGCGGAGGAAAACAGGAAAAAGCCAGCTGATATGAGGGCAAGGGAGCGACCTAG cagcagcagcaggggtGGTAGATATTATGACAGAAGACATTCTCCCCCTCGGTATTCACGCTCACCTCGCTATTCCCGGTCTCCTCCTCCACGCTATGCAAGATCACGCTCCAGAAGCCATGAATACTATTCTCCTAAGAGAAGGCAAAACTCAAG GTCTCTTACACCTCAGGAGAGAAGGTATGGTCGAGAGAGATCATACTCACGATCACCTGCTGCTTATAATGGCTCTAGGAGCCGTAGTCAGAGTCCCATTAGAGAGCCTGCTCCACCATACAATGGTTCAAGGAGTCCAATCCGGGAGCGGTCTCTAGTCAGGGGCCGAAGCAGCAGGTCCCCCCCAGTCAGGGGTCGAAGCAGCAGGAGTCCCAGTAGGAGTAGAAGCCCGAATCCTGCAGGTTACCCAAGGGAGCGAGAAAGGGATGAATCTCCCAGTCAATGA